The following are from one region of the Paenibacillus sp. KS-LC4 genome:
- a CDS encoding permease — MPIFRFRYISFLLALGCAGMIIAIALNRPSPFAFLDYSHAQSFKITFLSIILEAIPFILLGVLFSGLLQVFVTDEIIRRFTPKNPIAGVLFGGLLGLAFPLCECGMIPVVRRLIRKGMPAYIGIVYLLAGPVVNPIVFTATFAAFRAAPEMAYARLILAFVAAVIIGLIMHMFMRKSPLRDEGNPQLAVHSSHSKHYGHQHDHSHSHEHHHAEPRGSLGSRLSAMLGHASDEFFEMGKYLIFGAMLTAAIQTIMDRSVLATVADQPLLSYMAMMAFAFILSICSTSDAFIAASFGNVFTSGPLLAFLVFGPMIDFKNMLMLLSAFRLKIVLALALLCFILVGLGAWIMEVWT; from the coding sequence ATGCCGATTTTCAGGTTTCGCTACATAAGCTTTCTGCTGGCGCTTGGCTGTGCCGGAATGATTATCGCTATTGCTTTAAATCGGCCCTCACCGTTCGCGTTTCTGGACTATTCACACGCTCAGTCGTTCAAAATTACTTTTTTGAGCATTATTTTAGAGGCTATTCCGTTTATCCTGCTTGGCGTGCTGTTCTCCGGCCTGCTTCAAGTATTCGTCACGGATGAGATCATCCGCAGGTTTACACCTAAAAACCCAATTGCCGGGGTGCTGTTCGGCGGCTTGCTTGGACTTGCTTTTCCGCTATGCGAATGCGGCATGATTCCCGTCGTCAGACGGCTTATCCGCAAAGGCATGCCCGCTTATATCGGCATTGTCTATTTGCTTGCCGGCCCCGTCGTCAACCCAATCGTGTTCACAGCCACCTTTGCCGCTTTTCGCGCAGCTCCAGAAATGGCCTATGCTCGCCTGATTCTTGCTTTTGTGGCGGCGGTAATAATCGGGCTGATTATGCATATGTTCATGCGAAAAAGTCCGCTCCGGGATGAGGGCAATCCACAGCTGGCTGTCCATTCCAGTCATAGTAAACATTATGGACACCAGCATGATCATAGCCATTCTCACGAGCATCATCACGCGGAACCTCGGGGCAGTCTCGGCAGCCGATTGTCTGCCATGCTAGGCCATGCTTCCGATGAATTTTTTGAAATGGGTAAATATTTAATTTTCGGCGCTATGCTAACGGCTGCGATTCAGACTATTATGGATCGGAGTGTGCTTGCGACGGTAGCCGATCAGCCGTTGCTATCCTATATGGCGATGATGGCTTTCGCTTTTATTTTATCGATTTGCTCAACATCGGATGCCTTTATCGCTGCTTCCTTCGGCAATGTGTTTACAAGCGGCCCGCTGCTCGCCTTTCTCGTATTTGGCCCAATGATTGATTTTAAAAATATGCTTATGCTGCTGTCCGCCTTTCGGCTCAAAATTGTACTGGCGCTCGCCTTGCTCTGCTTCATACTGGTTGGACTCGGAGCCTGGATTATGGAGGTATGGACATGA
- the trpS gene encoding tryptophan--tRNA ligase, producing the protein MKKVLSGIQPSGQLTLGNYIGAMKNFVKLQHTEQCYFMIVDLHAATQLPDPAALREQTEAVAACYIAAGIDPAKASIFVQSHVRSHAELGWIFTTLSYMGELERMTQFKDKSQGKDSIPAGLFVYPSLMAADILLYNADLVPVGDDQKQHLELTRDLAGRFNNRFGEYFTIPEPYMPKHGSRIMSLDDGSKKMSKSNPNAGSFIALLDPPDVVRKKISRATTDSGREVKYDVAGKPEISNLMSIYANCSGLTIEEVEARYEGQGYGPFKKALAEQVVSVLEPLQARYQEIRASGEIHDILKQGAEQAAEIADRTLADVKERMGFLAPKR; encoded by the coding sequence ATGAAAAAAGTATTATCAGGCATTCAGCCAAGCGGTCAGCTGACACTGGGAAATTACATTGGTGCAATGAAAAACTTCGTCAAATTGCAGCATACCGAGCAATGTTATTTTATGATTGTTGACTTGCATGCTGCGACGCAGCTGCCAGACCCGGCCGCTCTGCGCGAGCAGACCGAAGCGGTGGCAGCTTGTTATATTGCTGCTGGTATTGACCCGGCAAAAGCGAGCATTTTCGTTCAGTCGCATGTGCGGTCACATGCTGAGCTAGGATGGATTTTCACAACGCTGTCCTATATGGGCGAGCTGGAGCGTATGACGCAATTTAAGGACAAGTCACAAGGAAAGGACTCGATTCCGGCAGGGCTGTTCGTTTATCCATCCTTAATGGCTGCTGATATTTTGCTCTATAACGCTGATCTGGTTCCGGTAGGTGACGATCAAAAGCAGCATTTGGAGCTGACGCGCGATCTTGCAGGCCGATTTAATAATCGTTTTGGCGAATATTTTACTATACCAGAGCCTTATATGCCTAAGCATGGCTCACGCATTATGTCTCTTGATGATGGCAGCAAAAAAATGAGCAAGAGCAACCCGAATGCAGGAAGCTTCATTGCTCTGCTCGATCCGCCAGATGTCGTTCGCAAAAAAATTAGCCGTGCGACAACGGATTCTGGCCGAGAAGTGAAATATGATGTAGCGGGCAAGCCAGAAATCAGCAATCTCATGAGCATCTATGCCAACTGTTCAGGCTTGACGATTGAAGAGGTTGAAGCCCGCTATGAAGGACAAGGCTATGGACCGTTCAAAAAAGCGTTGGCTGAGCAGGTTGTCTCCGTGCTGGAGCCGCTGCAAGCGAGATACCAAGAAATTCGCGCATCGGGCGAAATCCACGATATTTTGAAGCAGGGTGCTGAGCAAGCTGCGGAAATAGCAGATCGTACGCTAGCCGATGTAAAAGAAAGAATGGGCTTCCTAGCGCCAAAGCGCTAG
- a CDS encoding DUF5325 family protein: MSKPLSLLFAVIAVLLMSATAISMSYNAWLALLFAVLTLFSIGGGFIVKARLRRLKQQNN; encoded by the coding sequence ATGTCCAAGCCATTATCGCTGCTTTTCGCCGTCATTGCTGTACTTTTGATGAGCGCTACCGCCATTTCCATGAGCTATAACGCCTGGCTCGCTCTGCTATTTGCTGTCCTTACGTTATTCTCAATCGGCGGAGGCTTCATTGTGAAAGCGAGACTTAGACGGCTAAAGCAGCAAAACAACTAG
- a CDS encoding alpha/beta-type small acid-soluble spore protein has protein sequence MSRSNTLVVPQATQALNQLKLEAAQELGVQIPADGYYGNISTRDAGSLGGYITKKLVQIAEQQLSGGYR, from the coding sequence ATGTCTAGAAGTAACACATTGGTGGTGCCACAAGCAACGCAAGCTCTGAATCAATTGAAGCTAGAAGCAGCTCAAGAGCTTGGTGTTCAAATTCCGGCAGACGGTTATTACGGCAATATTTCGACTCGCGATGCAGGTTCGCTGGGTGGATATATTACGAAAAAACTAGTACAAATTGCCGAACAACAATTGTCTGGCGGTTACCGTTAA